One stretch of Burkholderia pyrrocinia DNA includes these proteins:
- a CDS encoding MFS transporter, protein MSTFDNVVAGRATMEAAASTPGAIIARLERLPGNAMQIRARVLIGTATFFDGFDVITIAATLPLLIHKWGLSPTQIGMLIASGAIGQLIGAFLFPALAEKHGRVKAIAWSSAVIGITSIACGFAPTFEVFVLLRILQGLGLGGELPVAATYINEITRAHGRGRFVLLYEIVFPIGLLVSMALGAWLVPRFGWEIMYFVGGLPLILSLVLTRLVPESPRWLASRGRLAEAGRAVGVFEASVRGALPPVTHVAAFDEMVRQHPKRRMSDLFSAAYRKRTLAVATLWATCGFIQYGLSTWLPTIYKNFYHAPLQLALNLAVIGSVMGVLGSLASALLVDKLGRKPVIVWSFVLCALSLALAGIYHASSVYVVAVFCSLSLGLMASGFITAYVYTPEQYPTSIRASGCGLGSAWLKIASFVAPMVVPHAIIGGNLAPAFYLIGIVPLIAAVTVHFVGIETKGKVLEALEA, encoded by the coding sequence ATGAGCACTTTCGACAACGTCGTGGCCGGTCGCGCCACGATGGAAGCTGCCGCCTCCACGCCCGGCGCGATCATCGCGCGGCTCGAGCGGCTTCCCGGCAACGCGATGCAGATCCGCGCACGCGTGCTGATCGGCACCGCGACGTTCTTCGACGGCTTCGACGTGATCACGATCGCGGCGACGCTGCCGCTGCTGATTCACAAATGGGGGCTGTCGCCGACGCAGATCGGCATGCTGATTGCGTCCGGCGCAATCGGCCAGCTGATCGGCGCATTCCTGTTTCCCGCGCTGGCCGAGAAGCACGGCCGCGTGAAGGCGATTGCGTGGAGCTCGGCCGTGATCGGCATCACGAGCATCGCGTGCGGCTTCGCGCCGACCTTCGAGGTGTTCGTGCTACTGCGGATCCTGCAGGGGCTCGGGCTCGGCGGCGAGCTGCCGGTCGCCGCGACGTACATCAACGAGATCACGCGCGCGCATGGCCGCGGCCGTTTCGTGCTGCTGTACGAGATCGTGTTCCCGATCGGCCTGCTGGTGTCGATGGCGCTCGGTGCGTGGCTCGTGCCGCGGTTCGGCTGGGAAATCATGTACTTCGTCGGCGGGCTGCCGCTGATCCTGTCGCTCGTGCTCACGCGCCTCGTGCCGGAATCGCCGCGCTGGCTCGCGTCGCGCGGGCGGCTCGCGGAAGCCGGGCGCGCGGTCGGCGTGTTCGAAGCGTCGGTGCGCGGCGCGCTGCCGCCCGTCACGCACGTGGCCGCGTTCGACGAGATGGTGCGCCAGCATCCGAAGCGCAGGATGAGCGACCTGTTCAGCGCCGCGTATCGCAAGCGCACGCTCGCGGTGGCGACGTTGTGGGCGACCTGCGGGTTCATCCAGTACGGGCTGTCGACGTGGCTGCCGACGATCTACAAGAACTTCTATCACGCGCCGCTGCAACTCGCGCTGAACCTCGCGGTGATCGGTTCGGTGATGGGCGTGCTCGGGTCGCTGGCGTCGGCGCTGCTCGTCGACAAGCTCGGCCGCAAGCCGGTGATCGTGTGGTCGTTCGTGCTGTGCGCGCTATCGCTGGCGCTTGCGGGCATCTATCACGCATCGTCGGTGTATGTCGTCGCGGTCTTCTGCTCGCTGTCGCTCGGGTTGATGGCGTCGGGGTTCATTACCGCGTACGTCTATACGCCCGAACAGTATCCGACGAGCATCCGCGCGTCGGGCTGCGGGCTCGGCAGCGCGTGGCTGAAGATCGCGTCGTTCGTCGCGCCGATGGTCGTGCCGCACGCGATCATCGGCGGGAACCTTGCACCCGCGTTCTACCTGATCGGCATCGTGCCGCTGATCGCGGCGGTGACCGTGCACTTCGTCGGGATCGAGACGAAGGGGAAGGTGCTGGAGGCGCTCGAAGCGTAA
- a CDS encoding nuclear transport factor 2 family protein has protein sequence MSHPNTDLIQRFYTAFQQRDIDAMLACYADDIVFSDPAFGELRGELARDMWRMLVARAQEFSLTFGEVDADEQAGRAQWVAHYRFGATGRTVVNRIDARFRFRDGLIAEHRDSFDLWRWARQALGLKGALLGWTPFVQRAIRAQARKNLDAYRAKRG, from the coding sequence ATGAGTCATCCCAACACCGATTTGATCCAGCGTTTTTACACGGCCTTCCAGCAGCGCGACATCGACGCGATGCTCGCCTGCTATGCCGACGACATCGTCTTCAGCGATCCCGCGTTCGGCGAGCTGCGCGGCGAGCTCGCGCGCGACATGTGGCGCATGCTGGTGGCGCGTGCGCAGGAATTTTCGTTGACGTTCGGCGAGGTCGACGCGGACGAACAGGCCGGGCGCGCGCAGTGGGTCGCGCACTACCGGTTCGGCGCGACCGGCCGCACGGTGGTCAACCGGATCGACGCGCGTTTCCGGTTCCGCGACGGGCTCATCGCCGAGCATCGCGACAGTTTCGACCTGTGGCGCTGGGCGCGTCAGGCGCTTGGGCTGAAGGGCGCCCTGCTCGGCTGGACGCCGTTCGTGCAACGCGCGATCCGCGCGCAGGCACGGAAGAATCTCGACGCGTATCGGGCAAAGCGGGGCTAG
- a CDS encoding PPC domain-containing DNA-binding protein: MQAHPLRLSPGDDLRASIEEALRSHGAHAAFVIQGIGSLSVAQLRFAGADLPTELRGDLEILTLAGSVSPDGAHLHMSVSDAGGRVSGGHVASGCVVRTTAEILLALLPGHRFSREPDADTGFNELVICREPGGNAG; this comes from the coding sequence ATGCAAGCCCATCCTCTGCGTCTGTCCCCCGGCGACGATCTGCGCGCGTCCATCGAGGAAGCGTTGCGTTCGCACGGTGCGCACGCGGCATTCGTGATCCAGGGCATCGGCAGCCTGAGCGTCGCGCAGTTGCGCTTTGCCGGCGCCGACCTGCCGACCGAACTGCGTGGCGACCTCGAAATCCTGACGCTGGCCGGTTCGGTATCGCCGGACGGCGCGCACCTGCACATGTCCGTTTCCGATGCGGGCGGCCGCGTGTCGGGCGGCCATGTGGCGAGCGGCTGCGTGGTGCGCACGACTGCCGAAATCCTGCTCGCGCTGCTTCCCGGGCATCGTTTCTCTCGCGAACCCGATGCGGATACCGGTTTCAACGAGCTGGTGATCTGTCGCGAGCCGGGCGGCAATGCCGGGTGA
- a CDS encoding DUF3079 domain-containing protein, translating into MARKFPLHPVHPERICWGCDNYCAAHAMRCGNGSSRTQHPSELLGDDWYRYGDWGIECADTENERTTEAGGQ; encoded by the coding sequence ATGGCCAGGAAATTTCCGCTGCACCCCGTGCATCCGGAGAGGATCTGCTGGGGATGCGACAACTACTGCGCGGCGCACGCGATGCGTTGCGGCAACGGTTCCAGCCGCACGCAGCACCCGAGCGAACTGCTCGGCGACGACTGGTATCGATACGGCGACTGGGGCATCGAATGCGCGGATACCGAAAACGAACGCACGACCGAAGCCGGAGGGCAGTGA
- a CDS encoding FAD-binding oxidoreductase: MTYRIEITTRDSEQFGFGCDAEQDLLTAAADAGITLPSQCRRGSCGACQATVVDGAYEMQADSAGVLPAGQQGAVLLCRTTPRGDLRVAAPYDRTKVLLQPVPVRTARIATLDTIAADTMRVELQVEPDDAFGSAVEFEPGQFAELEVPGSGLRRPYSLANTSNWDGRLEFLIRLRPDGWFSTYLRERARPGDPLTVRVPMGGFGLFADSLRPRWFVAGGTGLAPILSMLRRMAEYQEMADARLFFGVNQETELFMLDELARLQADLPQLQVDLCVWRPGGEWAGLRGTPVDALRAALAQAGALPDIYVCGPPPLVQGVRDVAVAAGVPDAQFASERFTG, encoded by the coding sequence ATGACCTATCGAATCGAGATCACGACGCGCGACAGCGAGCAGTTCGGCTTCGGATGCGACGCCGAACAGGATCTGCTCACCGCAGCGGCGGACGCCGGCATCACGCTGCCGTCGCAATGCCGGCGCGGAAGCTGCGGCGCGTGCCAGGCGACCGTCGTCGACGGCGCGTACGAGATGCAGGCCGACAGCGCAGGCGTGCTGCCGGCCGGCCAGCAGGGTGCGGTCCTGCTGTGCCGGACCACGCCGCGCGGCGATCTGCGGGTCGCCGCGCCGTACGACCGGACCAAGGTGCTGCTGCAGCCAGTGCCCGTGCGCACCGCCCGGATCGCGACGCTCGATACGATCGCGGCCGACACGATGCGCGTCGAGTTGCAAGTCGAACCCGACGACGCGTTCGGCTCGGCCGTCGAGTTCGAGCCCGGCCAGTTCGCCGAGCTGGAGGTGCCGGGCAGCGGCTTGCGCCGGCCGTATTCGCTCGCGAACACGAGCAATTGGGACGGCCGCCTCGAGTTCCTGATCCGGCTGCGGCCGGACGGCTGGTTCTCGACGTATCTGCGCGAGCGCGCACGGCCGGGCGATCCGCTGACCGTGCGCGTTCCGATGGGCGGCTTCGGGCTGTTCGCGGACAGCCTGCGGCCGCGCTGGTTCGTCGCGGGCGGCACGGGGCTCGCGCCGATCCTGTCGATGCTGCGGCGCATGGCCGAGTATCAGGAGATGGCCGATGCGCGGCTGTTCTTCGGCGTCAATCAGGAAACCGAACTGTTCATGCTCGACGAGCTTGCGCGATTGCAGGCCGACCTGCCGCAGTTGCAGGTCGATCTCTGCGTATGGCGGCCCGGCGGGGAGTGGGCCGGGTTGCGAGGCACGCCGGTCGACGCGTTGCGTGCGGCGCTTGCACAGGCCGGTGCGCTGCCGGATATCTACGTGTGCGGGCCGCCGCCGCTCGTGCAGGGTGTGCGGGACGTGGCCGTTGCGGCAGGCGTGCCGGATGCGCAGTTTGCGAGCGAGCGTTTTACCGGGTGA
- a CDS encoding universal stress protein: protein MLKLLVPVGHSPRSLQAVRHATFLYRERCASEIVLINVQAPLESTRLEAYHPLSRLRSIEEKFASDDLAMAERILQDAGVKYSVVKKVGPVADTIAAVAAETGCDEIVVVAPRHDPLHALMSVFRRSVMGRLVRISNVPVTAVQ, encoded by the coding sequence ATGCTCAAGCTGCTGGTTCCGGTCGGTCACTCGCCCCGCTCGCTGCAGGCGGTTCGCCACGCGACATTCCTGTATCGCGAGCGGTGCGCGTCGGAGATCGTGCTGATCAACGTTCAGGCGCCGCTCGAATCGACGCGGCTCGAGGCCTATCATCCGCTGTCGCGGCTGCGCTCGATCGAGGAAAAGTTCGCGTCCGACGATCTGGCCATGGCGGAGCGGATTCTGCAGGACGCCGGCGTCAAGTACAGCGTCGTGAAGAAGGTCGGGCCAGTGGCCGATACGATCGCGGCCGTGGCAGCCGAGACCGGATGCGACGAGATCGTGGTCGTCGCGCCGAGGCACGACCCGCTTCATGCACTGATGTCGGTGTTTCGCCGCAGCGTGATGGGCCGGCTGGTGCGGATTTCGAATGTGCCGGTGACTGCGGTGCAATGA
- the acnB gene encoding bifunctional aconitate hydratase 2/2-methylisocitrate dehydratase, which translates to MLENFRAHVAARAALGIPPLPLTAQQTAELVELLTNPPAGEEQTLLELITYRVPAGVDEAARVKAGFLAAVAKGETACALISRERATELLGTMLGGYNIQPLIELLSDDAVAAVAADALKKTLLMFDQFHDVKELADKGNAHAKAVLQSWADAEWFTSRPEVPQSLTITVFKVTGETNTDDLSPAPDATTRPDIPMHALAMLKNARPGITPEEDGKRGPVKFIESLKEKGHLVAYVGDVVGTGSSRKSATNSVLWFTGEDIPFVPNKRFGGVCLGGKIAPIFYNTMEDAGALPIELDVSQMEMGDVVELRPYDGKALKNGEVIAEFQVKSDVLFDEVRAGGRIPLIIGRGLTAKAREALGLAPSTLFRLPHQPADSGKGFSLAQKMVGRACGLPEGQGVRPGTYCEPKMTSVGSQDTTGPMTRDELKDLACLGFSADLVMQSFCHTAAYPKPVDVKTHQTLPNFISTRGGIALRPGDGVIHSWLNRMLLPDTVGTGGDSHTRFPIGISFPAGSGLVAFAAATGTMPLDMPESVLVRFKGKMQPGVTLRDLVNAIPLYAIKQGMLTVAKQGKKNIFSGRILEIEGLPDLKVEQAFELSDASAERSAAGCTVHLNKEPIIEYLNSNVTLLKWMIAQGYQDPRSLQRRIAAMEQWLADPQLLSPDADADYAAVIEIDLADIHEPIVACPNDPDDVKTLSDVAGAKIDEVFIGSCMTNIGHFRAASKLLEGKRDIPVKLWVAPPTKMDQKQLTEEGHYGVFGTAGARTEMPGCSLCMGNQAQVREGATVMSTSTRNFPNRLGKNTNVYLGSAELAAICSRLGKIPTKDEYMADMGVLSANGDKIYKYMNFDQIEDFKEVADTVQM; encoded by the coding sequence ATGCTTGAAAACTTTCGTGCTCACGTGGCCGCCCGCGCCGCGCTCGGTATTCCTCCCCTGCCGCTGACGGCTCAGCAAACCGCCGAACTGGTGGAACTGCTGACGAACCCGCCCGCAGGCGAAGAGCAGACGCTGCTCGAACTGATCACCTACCGCGTGCCGGCCGGCGTCGACGAAGCCGCCCGCGTGAAGGCCGGCTTCCTGGCCGCCGTGGCCAAGGGCGAGACCGCCTGCGCGCTGATCTCGCGCGAACGCGCCACCGAACTGCTCGGCACGATGCTGGGCGGCTACAACATCCAGCCGCTGATCGAACTGCTGTCCGACGACGCAGTCGCGGCCGTGGCCGCCGACGCGCTGAAGAAAACCCTGCTGATGTTCGACCAGTTCCATGACGTGAAGGAACTCGCCGACAAGGGCAACGCGCACGCGAAGGCCGTGCTGCAAAGCTGGGCCGACGCCGAATGGTTCACCAGCCGTCCGGAAGTGCCGCAAAGCCTGACCATCACCGTCTTCAAGGTAACGGGCGAAACCAACACCGACGACCTGTCGCCGGCGCCCGACGCCACCACCCGCCCGGACATCCCGATGCACGCGCTGGCGATGCTGAAGAACGCGCGCCCGGGCATCACGCCGGAAGAAGACGGCAAGCGCGGCCCGGTCAAGTTCATCGAGTCGCTGAAGGAAAAGGGTCACCTGGTCGCATACGTGGGCGACGTGGTCGGCACCGGCTCCTCGCGCAAGTCGGCCACCAACTCGGTGCTGTGGTTCACCGGCGAAGACATCCCGTTCGTTCCGAACAAGCGCTTCGGCGGCGTGTGCCTCGGCGGCAAGATCGCCCCGATCTTCTACAACACGATGGAAGATGCAGGCGCGCTGCCGATCGAACTCGACGTGTCGCAGATGGAAATGGGCGACGTGGTCGAACTGCGCCCGTATGACGGCAAGGCGCTGAAGAACGGCGAAGTGATCGCCGAATTCCAGGTCAAGTCCGACGTGCTGTTCGACGAAGTGCGCGCCGGCGGCCGCATTCCGCTGATCATCGGCCGCGGCCTGACCGCGAAGGCACGCGAAGCGCTGGGCCTCGCGCCGTCGACGCTGTTCCGCCTGCCGCACCAGCCGGCCGACAGCGGCAAGGGCTTCTCGCTCGCGCAGAAGATGGTCGGCCGTGCATGCGGTTTGCCGGAAGGTCAGGGTGTCCGCCCGGGCACGTACTGCGAACCGAAGATGACCTCGGTCGGCTCGCAGGACACCACGGGCCCGATGACCCGCGACGAACTGAAGGATCTCGCATGCCTCGGCTTCTCGGCCGATCTCGTGATGCAGTCGTTCTGCCACACCGCCGCTTATCCGAAGCCGGTCGACGTGAAGACGCACCAGACGCTGCCGAACTTCATCAGCACGCGCGGCGGTATCGCGCTGCGCCCGGGCGACGGCGTGATCCACTCGTGGCTGAACCGCATGCTGCTGCCCGACACCGTCGGCACCGGCGGCGATTCGCACACGCGCTTCCCGATCGGCATCAGCTTCCCGGCAGGCTCGGGTCTGGTGGCCTTCGCGGCCGCCACCGGCACGATGCCGCTGGACATGCCGGAATCGGTGCTGGTCCGCTTCAAGGGCAAGATGCAGCCGGGCGTCACGCTGCGCGACCTCGTCAACGCGATTCCGCTGTACGCGATCAAGCAAGGCATGCTGACGGTCGCCAAGCAAGGCAAGAAGAACATCTTCTCGGGCCGCATTCTCGAAATCGAAGGCCTGCCCGACCTGAAGGTCGAGCAAGCGTTCGAACTGTCGGATGCGTCCGCCGAGCGTTCGGCCGCCGGTTGCACGGTCCACCTGAACAAGGAACCGATCATCGAATACCTGAACAGCAACGTCACGCTGCTGAAGTGGATGATCGCGCAGGGCTACCAGGATCCGCGCAGCCTGCAGCGCCGTATCGCGGCAATGGAGCAGTGGCTGGCCGACCCGCAACTGCTGTCGCCGGATGCCGACGCCGACTACGCGGCCGTCATCGAGATCGATCTCGCCGATATCCATGAGCCGATCGTCGCCTGCCCGAACGACCCGGACGACGTGAAGACGCTGTCCGACGTCGCCGGCGCGAAGATCGACGAAGTGTTCATCGGCTCGTGCATGACCAACATCGGCCACTTCCGTGCGGCGTCGAAGCTGCTCGAAGGCAAGCGCGACATCCCGGTCAAGCTGTGGGTCGCCCCGCCGACCAAGATGGACCAGAAGCAACTGACGGAAGAAGGTCACTACGGCGTGTTCGGCACGGCCGGTGCGCGTACCGAAATGCCGGGCTGCTCGCTGTGCATGGGTAACCAGGCACAGGTGCGCGAAGGCGCGACGGTCATGTCGACGTCGACCCGCAACTTCCCGAACCGCCTGGGCAAGAACACGAACGTGTACCTCGGCTCGGCGGAACTGGCGGCAATCTGCTCGCGCCTGGGCAAGATCCCGACCAAGGACGAGTACATGGCCGACATGGGCGTGCTCAGCGCCAACGGCGACAAGATCTACAAGTACATGAACTTCGACCAGATCGAAGACTTCAAGGAAGTGGCCGACACCGTGCAGATGTAA
- a CDS encoding amidase, whose translation MPHGAPQLLAPASIPVDPIVRLSAGELASAIRGKAVSCVETMRAYLDHVERVNGAVNAIVALRERDALLAEAAEKDAALARGEYQGWMHGMPQAPKDLAMTKGLRTTYGSPIFRENVPQADSVGVARMRAAGAIFIGKTNTPEFGLGSHTFNEVYGATRNPYDLTKSAGGSSGGTAAALASRMLPVADGSDFGGSLRNPAAFCNIYGFRPSQGRVPRWPAVDVFVQQLGIEGPMGRTVGDVAQLLAIQAGYDRNDPLSRAEDPAVFAQPLDADLRGKRIAWVGDWNGYLATEAGVLAQCEQGLATLREIGCDVDAALPAFAPERIWRLWLVHRHLLSGGGLLAHYRDPARRALLKPEAIYEVEGLLAMQGAAVFDASVERTAWHQAVLSFFDRYDFIAAPTAQVFPFDVDQRWPKEIAGRAMDTYHRWMETVVPWTLAGCPVINVPVGFNDAGLPMGMQLIGRPRADLAVLQLARGYEQAADWVGRRLPAWMAA comes from the coding sequence ATGCCGCACGGCGCCCCGCAGCTTCTCGCTCCCGCCTCCATCCCCGTCGACCCGATCGTGCGCCTGTCGGCCGGCGAGCTCGCGTCGGCGATCCGCGGCAAGGCGGTCTCGTGCGTCGAGACGATGCGCGCGTATCTCGACCACGTCGAGCGCGTGAACGGCGCGGTCAATGCGATCGTCGCGCTGCGTGAGCGCGATGCGCTGCTCGCCGAAGCCGCGGAAAAGGATGCCGCGCTGGCGCGTGGCGAGTACCAGGGCTGGATGCACGGGATGCCGCAGGCGCCGAAGGATCTGGCGATGACGAAGGGGCTGCGGACCACCTACGGCTCGCCGATCTTCCGCGAGAACGTGCCGCAGGCCGATTCCGTCGGCGTCGCGCGGATGCGCGCGGCCGGCGCGATCTTCATCGGCAAGACCAATACGCCGGAGTTCGGGCTCGGTTCGCACACGTTCAACGAGGTTTATGGTGCGACGCGCAATCCGTACGACCTGACGAAGAGTGCGGGCGGCAGCAGCGGCGGCACGGCGGCGGCGCTCGCGTCGCGGATGCTGCCGGTGGCGGACGGCAGCGATTTCGGCGGCTCGCTGCGCAATCCGGCCGCGTTCTGCAACATCTACGGCTTCCGCCCGTCGCAGGGGCGCGTACCGCGCTGGCCGGCCGTCGACGTGTTCGTGCAGCAGCTCGGCATCGAAGGGCCGATGGGCCGCACGGTCGGCGACGTTGCGCAGCTGCTCGCGATCCAGGCCGGCTACGACCGCAACGATCCGCTGTCGCGCGCGGAAGATCCGGCCGTGTTCGCGCAGCCGCTCGACGCGGACCTGCGCGGCAAGCGCATCGCGTGGGTCGGCGACTGGAACGGTTATCTCGCGACCGAGGCCGGCGTGCTCGCGCAGTGCGAACAGGGGCTGGCAACGCTGCGCGAGATCGGCTGCGACGTCGATGCCGCGCTGCCGGCATTCGCGCCCGAGCGGATCTGGCGCCTGTGGCTCGTGCATCGGCACCTGCTGTCCGGCGGCGGGCTGCTCGCGCACTATCGCGATCCGGCGCGCCGCGCGCTGCTGAAGCCCGAGGCGATCTACGAGGTAGAAGGGCTGCTCGCGATGCAGGGCGCGGCCGTGTTCGATGCGAGCGTCGAGCGCACCGCGTGGCACCAGGCCGTGCTGAGCTTCTTCGATCGCTACGACTTCATCGCGGCGCCGACCGCGCAGGTGTTTCCGTTCGATGTCGACCAGCGCTGGCCGAAGGAAATCGCGGGCCGCGCGATGGATACCTATCACCGCTGGATGGAAACGGTCGTGCCGTGGACGCTGGCCGGCTGCCCGGTGATCAACGTGCCGGTCGGCTTCAACGACGCGGGGCTGCCGATGGGGATGCAGCTGATCGGGCGCCCGCGCGCCGATCTCGCGGTGCTGCAGCTCGCGCGCGGCTACGAGCAGGCGGCCGACTGGGTCGGCCGGCGGCTGCCGGCGTGGATGGCTGCGTAA
- the hcp gene encoding hydroxylamine reductase: MFCYQCEQTDRTGARPGCASAKGNCGKDATTADLQDLLVHAVKGIAQYGAVARALGAPDRDADRFVLYAMFTTLTNVNFHAARFVALLRDAAQTRDRVKAACEAKARAMGAVIPVLHGPAMWQPAGDLAGLLEQAAAVGIDAGLDKVGADIVGLRALVLYGLKGVCAYAHHARVLGYERDDIYEGVEAALAFLARDPDDVDALLAQALELGRLNLTVMELLDSANTGRFGAQQPTAVRVSPVAGKAILVSGHDLGDLHALLEQTAGTGIHVYTHGEMLPAHAYPALNAFPHLVGNYGGAWQDQQSDFAHFPGPILMTSNCIIEPMPQYRQRIFTTGPVGWPGVRHLEHHDFSTLIRAAQALPGFPATAPEQTITVGFGRHAVLGVADKVIDAVKAGQIRHFFLIGGCDGAAPGRNYYTEFAEQAPDDTVVMTLGCNKYRFNRHAFGDIGGIPRLLDVGQCNDSYSAIRIATALADAFDCGVNDLPLSLVISWFEQKAAAVLLTLLALGLRNIRLGPTLPAFVTPGVLAVLVEQFGIQPIGDAGADLAASLARKAA; encoded by the coding sequence GTGTTTTGCTATCAATGCGAACAGACCGACCGGACCGGCGCGCGGCCCGGCTGCGCATCGGCGAAAGGCAACTGCGGCAAGGATGCAACGACGGCCGACCTGCAGGACCTGCTGGTCCATGCGGTGAAGGGCATTGCGCAATACGGCGCGGTCGCGCGCGCACTGGGCGCCCCCGATCGCGACGCCGACCGGTTCGTGCTGTACGCGATGTTCACGACGCTGACCAACGTGAACTTCCATGCGGCGCGCTTCGTCGCGTTGCTGCGTGACGCGGCGCAGACGCGCGACCGCGTGAAGGCCGCATGCGAAGCGAAGGCGCGGGCCATGGGAGCGGTCATCCCCGTGCTGCACGGGCCCGCGATGTGGCAGCCGGCGGGCGATCTCGCCGGCCTGCTGGAACAGGCCGCCGCCGTCGGCATCGACGCGGGGCTCGACAAGGTGGGCGCGGATATCGTCGGCCTGCGTGCGCTGGTCCTGTACGGGCTGAAGGGCGTATGCGCCTACGCGCATCATGCGCGGGTGCTCGGCTACGAGCGCGACGACATCTACGAGGGCGTCGAAGCGGCGCTCGCGTTTCTCGCGCGCGACCCCGACGACGTCGACGCGCTGCTCGCGCAGGCGCTCGAACTCGGCCGGCTGAACCTGACGGTGATGGAACTGCTCGACAGCGCGAATACCGGCCGTTTCGGCGCGCAGCAGCCGACCGCCGTGCGCGTGTCGCCGGTGGCGGGCAAGGCGATCCTCGTGTCGGGCCACGATCTCGGCGATCTGCACGCGCTGCTCGAACAGACGGCCGGCACGGGCATCCACGTGTACACGCACGGCGAAATGCTGCCGGCCCACGCGTACCCGGCGCTCAACGCATTTCCTCATCTCGTCGGCAACTATGGCGGTGCGTGGCAGGACCAGCAGAGCGACTTCGCGCATTTCCCCGGGCCGATCCTGATGACGTCCAACTGCATCATCGAGCCGATGCCGCAATATCGGCAGCGGATCTTCACGACGGGGCCGGTCGGCTGGCCGGGCGTGCGCCATCTCGAACATCACGATTTCTCGACGCTGATCCGCGCTGCGCAGGCGCTGCCCGGTTTCCCGGCCACGGCGCCGGAGCAGACGATCACGGTCGGGTTCGGCCGCCATGCGGTGCTCGGCGTCGCGGACAAGGTCATCGACGCGGTCAAGGCCGGACAGATCCGCCACTTCTTCCTGATCGGCGGCTGCGACGGCGCGGCGCCGGGCCGTAACTACTACACGGAGTTCGCGGAGCAGGCGCCCGACGATACGGTCGTGATGACGCTCGGCTGCAACAAGTACCGGTTCAACCGGCATGCGTTCGGCGATATCGGCGGCATTCCGCGCCTGCTCGACGTCGGGCAGTGCAACGACAGCTATTCGGCGATCCGGATCGCGACGGCGCTTGCCGATGCGTTCGATTGCGGCGTGAACGATTTGCCGCTGTCGCTCGTGATCTCGTGGTTCGAGCAGAAGGCGGCGGCCGTGCTGCTGACGCTGCTCGCGCTCGGCCTGCGCAACATCCGCCTCGGACCGACGCTGCCGGCGTTCGTCACGCCAGGCGTGCTCGCGGTGCTGGTCGAGCAATTCGGCATCCAGCCGATCGGCGACGCCGGCGCGGACCTTGCCGCTTCGCTGGCGCGCAAGGCCGCTTGA